The proteins below come from a single Treponema phagedenis genomic window:
- a CDS encoding omptin family outer membrane protease, giving the protein MQKRNLPVIVFLFFLTMNEVPAQDLDVVQKLRESFPISVRYQKDENEKKLEGELGGGIDFGFGRTREYVFNNTFGFYPKQLLSLLNWPIENEVNFFLLLKLKTKYGLVIQGRFGAGVPHKSGNIEDFDWLNVQINPSRRELTNYSEHENFSAYNFYANICFSKQFLMPQSKAMKKKNVFLFIAPMLRLDYVQHQWESKNGYIQYSAKGKYGDYEALSSFVPKIVLHGKAIDYAQRILMPAIGLEILLKAPRGFEISFECSGAPALYANCLDIHWARDLIFNDIMKSGWNISACMRMCKKLPHALVVFGETKIAFASGKNGVTYCKQQEGFFLLPSISGTDFLYGGISFGLMYHFETKH; this is encoded by the coding sequence ATGCAAAAGCGAAATTTGCCTGTGATTGTTTTTCTTTTTTTTCTGACAATGAATGAGGTTCCTGCACAGGACTTGGACGTTGTGCAAAAACTACGGGAAAGTTTTCCTATTTCAGTCCGGTATCAAAAAGATGAAAATGAAAAAAAACTGGAAGGGGAGTTGGGGGGCGGGATTGATTTCGGGTTTGGAAGAACACGGGAATATGTTTTTAATAATACTTTTGGATTTTATCCTAAACAACTGCTAAGTTTGTTGAACTGGCCTATTGAAAACGAAGTAAATTTCTTTCTTTTGCTCAAGCTAAAAACAAAATACGGACTTGTTATTCAGGGAAGGTTTGGCGCGGGAGTGCCGCATAAGAGCGGAAACATAGAAGATTTTGACTGGCTGAATGTCCAAATAAATCCTTCTCGCAGAGAGTTGACAAATTATTCGGAGCATGAGAATTTTTCCGCGTATAATTTTTATGCAAACATTTGTTTTTCCAAACAATTTTTAATGCCTCAATCGAAGGCTATGAAAAAAAAGAATGTTTTTCTTTTTATCGCGCCGATGCTTCGACTGGACTATGTGCAACATCAATGGGAATCAAAAAACGGGTATATACAATATTCTGCCAAAGGAAAATACGGTGATTATGAAGCGCTCTCCTCCTTTGTGCCTAAAATTGTATTGCATGGAAAAGCTATTGACTATGCACAAAGAATTTTGATGCCGGCAATCGGACTAGAGATACTTTTAAAAGCACCACGAGGTTTTGAGATTAGTTTTGAATGTAGCGGAGCGCCGGCTCTTTATGCGAATTGTTTGGATATTCACTGGGCGCGAGATCTAATTTTTAATGACATCATGAAAAGCGGTTGGAATATTTCCGCCTGTATGCGGATGTGCAAAAAACTACCGCATGCGCTTGTTGTATTCGGAGAAACAAAAATAGCCTTTGCATCAGGTAAGAACGGAGTTACCTATTGTAAACAACAAGAAGGTTTCTTTCTTTTACCGTCTATATCGGGTACCGATTTTTTATACGGCGGAATATCCTTTGGACTCATGTATCATTTTGAAACAAAGCACTGA
- a CDS encoding methyl-accepting chemotaxis protein, translating into MKIRAKMITAIILPLAIALAIIATAIHIKVSGFIEEGIKREIKNLGSYYAREVQAYMQTKIVLLKTLSSMWKESFPTKEVVYKNVVALTEANSDIDDIFFGYENDGSFADGAKWVADSSYDSRVKSWYKAARNKNGIAFSEIYLRAFDHKNVISISIPVGSYGVLGLDAPLSALTQKVADIQLFESGYAFIVDEDGDFVASEGYQTSENIFEVENKRLEELGQKALKDKIAFSYVSVGGVNSFCFATPIEGTNWRLLMTAPIHEAFKEVKTFSIFITVSIIIVALLLTGILIVLVRGILAPIKKTVHALKNISEGDGDLRLSLNVRGNDETTEIARYFNKTIEKIRTFIEAIGNNTGSMQETGEILSKNVSDTSVVIKQISASIQSVKDKTVNQSASVSETASTIEQMVKTIETLNHFIDSQAQNVAQSCISVEQMVDNIRSVTTILEENLVTIAALETEAETAKAATNQAAIITQDVNEQSEGLLEASRIIQNIASQTNLLAMNAAIEAAHAGTAGKGFAVVADEIRKLAEESGEQGKSIAKTLKKVKERIDESASAMTIVEKVFNEISRLSGQVTTHEDTLLNAMHEQSSGSEQILKAMTDISNITTEVRQGSSEMLTGSRQISDEMQKLTALTVDIAGSMNEMFDGTLQITAAAEQNSEISVLNQEKIKNLFEEIHHFKV; encoded by the coding sequence ATGAAAATCAGAGCTAAAATGATCACCGCAATTATATTGCCGCTTGCAATTGCCTTAGCTATCATTGCTACTGCTATTCATATAAAAGTTTCGGGTTTTATTGAAGAAGGAATTAAACGCGAAATAAAAAATTTAGGCAGCTATTACGCCAGAGAAGTTCAAGCGTACATGCAAACAAAAATAGTACTTCTGAAGACTCTTTCTTCTATGTGGAAAGAGTCATTTCCGACAAAAGAAGTAGTGTACAAAAATGTGGTGGCGCTTACCGAGGCAAACTCGGACATCGATGATATTTTTTTTGGCTATGAAAACGACGGAAGTTTTGCCGATGGAGCAAAGTGGGTTGCGGATAGTTCTTATGATTCCCGTGTAAAATCCTGGTACAAAGCGGCACGAAATAAAAACGGTATTGCATTTTCTGAAATCTATTTGCGAGCATTTGACCATAAAAATGTTATAAGCATCAGTATTCCTGTTGGAAGTTACGGTGTTCTCGGTTTGGATGCGCCGCTGAGCGCTTTGACACAAAAGGTCGCCGATATACAACTTTTTGAAAGCGGTTATGCTTTCATTGTGGATGAAGACGGCGATTTTGTTGCTTCCGAAGGGTATCAAACAAGCGAGAATATCTTTGAAGTGGAAAACAAGCGCCTTGAAGAGCTTGGACAAAAAGCTTTAAAGGATAAAATTGCATTTAGTTATGTTTCGGTTGGCGGAGTAAACTCTTTTTGTTTTGCCACGCCTATTGAAGGCACAAATTGGCGTCTCCTTATGACGGCGCCCATACATGAGGCATTCAAAGAAGTTAAAACTTTTTCAATATTTATTACCGTATCCATTATTATTGTGGCGCTGCTTTTAACCGGTATACTTATTGTTCTTGTCCGCGGGATTTTAGCACCGATAAAAAAGACCGTTCATGCATTAAAAAATATTTCGGAAGGAGATGGAGACCTTAGACTCAGTTTGAACGTTCGCGGCAATGATGAGACAACAGAAATTGCCCGATATTTTAATAAAACAATTGAAAAAATACGAACATTTATTGAAGCAATCGGTAATAATACCGGCTCCATGCAAGAAACCGGTGAAATACTGTCGAAAAATGTATCGGATACTTCTGTTGTTATTAAACAAATTTCCGCATCGATCCAGAGTGTAAAAGATAAAACCGTAAATCAATCGGCAAGTGTAAGCGAAACCGCTTCTACGATTGAACAGATGGTAAAAACAATAGAAACTTTAAATCATTTTATTGATAGCCAAGCACAAAACGTAGCACAATCATGTATTTCGGTTGAGCAAATGGTTGATAATATACGATCGGTTACCACTATCCTTGAAGAAAACCTCGTAACAATAGCAGCCCTTGAAACAGAGGCGGAAACCGCAAAAGCCGCTACAAATCAAGCGGCAATTATCACGCAGGATGTAAATGAACAGTCAGAAGGGCTTTTAGAGGCAAGCAGAATTATACAGAATATAGCGTCTCAAACGAATTTGCTTGCGATGAATGCCGCTATTGAGGCTGCTCATGCGGGAACAGCCGGCAAAGGATTTGCCGTTGTAGCTGACGAAATCAGAAAATTAGCGGAAGAATCCGGAGAGCAGGGTAAGTCTATCGCAAAGACATTGAAAAAAGTAAAAGAGCGAATAGATGAATCCGCTTCCGCAATGACAATAGTCGAAAAAGTTTTTAATGAGATATCGCGACTTAGCGGACAAGTTACCACTCATGAGGATACCCTCCTTAATGCAATGCACGAGCAATCATCGGGAAGTGAGCAAATTCTCAAAGCTATGACGGATATTTCCAATATTACAACAGAGGTTAGGCAAGGCTCTTCAGAAATGCTTACCGGCAGCCGGCAAATATCAGATGAAATGCAAAAACTTACCGCTCTTACGGTTGATATTGCCGGTAGTATGAATGAAATGTTTGACGGTACTTTGCAAATTACCGCTGCCGCCGAACAGAACTCGGAAATAAGTGTGCTGAATCAAGAGAAGATAAAAAATCTATTTGAAGAAATACATCACTTTAAAGTGTAA